The following proteins are co-located in the Bordetella bronchialis genome:
- a CDS encoding phosphocholine-specific phospholipase C: MPTDTRRREFFRLSAQAAGAAAALSMFPPAIRKALAIGADQRTGTLQDVAHIVVLTQENRSFDHYFGTLAGVRGFGDRFPIPVPDAPGMAGKTVWYQRHDGQPAGMPSILAPQHNDTATDFRLMRTAGTPHLYPDAQDAWDGGRMTHWPQFKRNASMVYYTQADIPFQFALANAFTVCDAYYCSLTGGTNPNRCFLYTGTNHGRDDPAMPGVYNGPALDNSYNTLHNGPRKLGYTWMTYAERLEDAGISWQVYQDNEFEFYALNPLFGFKAFRRAHARSVPAVLPERTARERALYEKGIRTRNVAALKADVMADCLPQVSWICAPSSASEHPSPSSPAQGAAFTAQVLEALTSNPRVWSRTVLILNFDENDGYFDHMPPPAPPSHARTDGGTAARDPMGASTVDVADDYLGDDVGGVEPTRPYRHHPYGMGPRVPMYVISPWSRGGWVNSEVFDHTSVLRFIGRRFGVDEPNISPWRRAVAGDLMSCFDFATPNARRSSTPVLDHLPETATRDRRSRALPGTTAPGVPAELALPVQARGKRRSRALPYELHVDDDLRRPAGQGDGDETKATSRRSPAVRLVFSNTGQRAAVFHVYDVHRLDALPRRYTVEPGRALEDDWPLAPGGAYDLWVLGPNGFHRRFIGTAEPGDAAAAVPAARVRYVPAEGMLVLTLSNPGQGAIPAIVRDNAYFQRASWHRDIPAGQQAEWRWPLAGSHQWYDFTLALDDGAGYTRRFAGRMETGQDGYSDPAMGGVAIGER; the protein is encoded by the coding sequence ATGCCCACCGATACCCGTCGCCGCGAATTCTTCCGCCTGTCCGCCCAGGCCGCCGGAGCCGCCGCCGCGCTGTCCATGTTTCCACCGGCCATCCGCAAGGCGCTGGCGATCGGCGCGGACCAGCGTACCGGCACGCTGCAGGACGTCGCCCATATCGTGGTGCTGACGCAGGAGAACCGGTCCTTCGATCATTACTTCGGCACCCTGGCCGGCGTGCGCGGGTTCGGCGACCGCTTCCCCATCCCCGTGCCCGATGCGCCGGGCATGGCGGGCAAGACCGTCTGGTACCAGCGCCATGACGGCCAGCCGGCGGGCATGCCGTCGATTCTCGCGCCGCAGCACAACGATACGGCCACCGACTTCCGCCTGATGCGCACGGCCGGCACGCCGCACCTGTATCCCGATGCCCAGGATGCCTGGGACGGCGGCCGCATGACGCATTGGCCGCAGTTCAAGCGCAACGCCTCGATGGTGTACTACACGCAGGCGGACATTCCCTTCCAGTTCGCACTGGCCAATGCCTTCACGGTGTGCGATGCCTACTATTGCTCGCTGACCGGCGGCACCAATCCCAACCGCTGCTTCCTGTACACCGGCACCAACCATGGCAGGGACGACCCTGCCATGCCCGGCGTCTACAACGGCCCGGCGCTGGACAACAGCTACAACACGCTGCACAACGGTCCCCGGAAACTGGGTTACACCTGGATGACCTACGCGGAACGCCTGGAAGACGCCGGCATCAGCTGGCAGGTCTACCAGGACAACGAGTTCGAGTTCTACGCGCTGAACCCGCTGTTCGGCTTCAAGGCTTTCCGCCGGGCGCATGCGCGCAGCGTGCCGGCGGTGCTGCCGGAGCGCACCGCCCGCGAACGCGCCTTGTACGAGAAGGGCATACGCACGCGCAATGTGGCGGCGCTGAAGGCCGACGTCATGGCGGACTGCCTGCCTCAGGTGTCATGGATCTGCGCGCCGTCTTCCGCTTCTGAGCATCCATCGCCGTCCAGTCCGGCGCAGGGCGCCGCCTTCACGGCCCAGGTACTGGAGGCCCTGACCTCGAATCCGCGCGTCTGGAGCCGCACGGTGCTGATCCTGAACTTCGACGAGAACGACGGCTACTTCGATCACATGCCGCCGCCGGCGCCGCCATCGCACGCCCGCACGGATGGCGGCACGGCGGCGCGCGACCCCATGGGCGCGAGCACGGTGGACGTGGCGGACGACTACCTGGGCGATGACGTAGGCGGCGTCGAGCCGACGCGGCCGTATCGCCATCATCCCTACGGCATGGGGCCGCGCGTGCCGATGTACGTGATATCGCCGTGGAGCCGTGGCGGCTGGGTCAATTCCGAAGTCTTCGACCACACGTCGGTGCTGCGCTTCATCGGACGCCGCTTTGGTGTGGACGAGCCCAACATCAGCCCCTGGCGCCGCGCCGTCGCGGGCGACTTGATGTCCTGTTTCGATTTCGCGACGCCCAACGCGCGCCGCTCGTCGACGCCTGTCCTGGACCATCTGCCGGAGACGGCCACGCGGGATCGCCGCAGCCGCGCCTTGCCGGGGACCACGGCCCCTGGCGTGCCGGCGGAGCTGGCCTTGCCGGTCCAGGCCCGTGGCAAGCGGCGCTCGCGCGCATTGCCTTATGAATTGCATGTGGACGACGATCTGCGCCGTCCGGCGGGCCAGGGGGATGGCGACGAGACGAAGGCCACGTCGCGCCGCTCACCCGCTGTGCGCCTGGTCTTTTCCAATACGGGGCAGCGCGCGGCGGTGTTTCATGTCTACGACGTCCATCGCCTGGACGCGCTGCCGCGTCGCTACACGGTGGAGCCGGGCAGGGCGCTGGAGGACGACTGGCCCCTGGCGCCGGGCGGCGCGTACGACCTGTGGGTGCTGGGCCCCAATGGCTTCCATCGGCGGTTCATCGGAACGGCCGAACCGGGCGATGCGGCCGCCGCGGTCCCGGCGGCGCGCGTGCGCTATGTGCCGGCCGAGGGCATGCTGGTGCTGACGCTGTCCAACCCCGGCCAGGGGGCCATCCCGGCCATCGTGCGCGACAACGCCTATTTCCAACGGGCTAGCTGGCATCGCGACATTCCCGCGGGCCAGCAGGCGGAATGGCGATGGCCCTTGGCCGGTTCGCACCAGTGGTATGACTTCACATTGGCGCTGGACGATGGCGCCGGCTATACGCGGCGTTTCGCCGGGCGGATGGAAACCGGCCAGGACGGTTACTCCGATCCCGCAATGGGCGGCGTGGCCATCGGCGAGCGGTAG
- a CDS encoding DUF2975 domain-containing protein, whose product MPVHHPASFRRRLPADRLAGLSHRMASITLALMFALLALNVANWIYPPYGVHGYGFSFGLTSRWVSNGDIDIATFPLWQRLGAILISSVPLLVLMYGLGHLRRLFRAYAEGAYFSMEAARRLGALGRSIALWVVVQFLTEPVLSVWLTLRNGPGHRLVTLSLDSTDLVALFVAACIAIIGRILQRASEVYQENQQFV is encoded by the coding sequence ATGCCCGTCCACCATCCCGCCTCCTTCCGGCGCAGGCTTCCCGCGGACCGCCTGGCCGGTCTCAGTCACCGCATGGCCAGCATCACGCTCGCGCTCATGTTCGCGCTGCTGGCCCTCAACGTCGCCAATTGGATCTATCCGCCCTATGGCGTGCATGGCTATGGCTTCAGTTTCGGGCTGACGTCCCGGTGGGTGTCGAATGGTGATATCGACATCGCGACGTTTCCGCTTTGGCAGCGACTGGGCGCGATCCTGATTTCCAGCGTGCCGCTGCTGGTGCTGATGTACGGCCTGGGGCACCTGCGCAGGCTGTTTCGCGCCTATGCGGAAGGCGCGTACTTTTCCATGGAAGCGGCGCGCCGGCTTGGTGCGCTGGGGCGTTCGATCGCGCTGTGGGTCGTGGTGCAATTCCTGACGGAGCCGGTGCTTAGCGTGTGGCTGACGCTGCGCAACGGGCCGGGCCATCGGCTGGTGACGCTGTCGCTCGATTCCACGGACCTGGTGGCGCTGTTCGTCGCGGCATGCATCGCCATCATCGGCCGCATCCTGCAGCGGGCGTCCGAGGTCTACCAGGAAAACCAGCAGTTCGTATGA
- a CDS encoding FAD-containing oxidoreductase: MSTQPTQGPSGNTTPRADSPSGVTPTHFDAIVIGAGQAGPPLAGRLTQAGQRVALIERKHFGGTCVNTGCMPTKTLVASAYAAHLARRAADFGVALQGTVGVDARRLKERKDEVVLRARGNVEKWLRGMDNCTVVQGHARFVGPREIDVDGRRLSADRFYINVGGRANIPDMPGVRDIPLLTNTTLLDLDTVPRHMIVIGGSYIGLEFAQMYRRFGAEVTVVEKGPRLISREDPDISDAILKILEKEGIRVHLNAECIRFEAHPQGAAVRVSCRQDPGPIIGSHVLMAVGRLPNTGDLGLEAAGVKTDERGYIVVDDQLRTSVPHIWALGDCNGRGAFTHTSYNDFEIVAANLLDEDPRRVSDRLPCYALYIDPPLGRVGMTEAAVRATGRPALVGVRPMTRVGRAVEKGETEGFMKVVVDAETKAILGAAILGTGGDEAVHGILDVMSSKAPYTTLQRTVQIHPTVSELIPTVLGELKPMA; the protein is encoded by the coding sequence ATGAGCACGCAGCCCACGCAAGGCCCATCCGGAAACACCACCCCGCGCGCGGATTCGCCGTCCGGCGTAACGCCCACCCACTTCGACGCCATCGTCATCGGCGCGGGACAGGCCGGCCCGCCGCTGGCCGGCCGCCTGACACAGGCGGGCCAGCGCGTGGCCTTGATCGAGCGCAAGCACTTCGGCGGCACCTGCGTCAACACGGGCTGCATGCCGACCAAGACGCTGGTCGCCAGCGCCTATGCGGCCCACCTGGCGCGGCGCGCCGCGGACTTCGGCGTCGCGCTGCAAGGCACGGTCGGCGTCGACGCCAGGCGGCTGAAGGAGCGCAAGGACGAAGTCGTCCTGCGTGCCCGGGGCAACGTGGAAAAGTGGCTGCGAGGCATGGACAACTGCACCGTAGTGCAGGGCCACGCACGCTTCGTGGGCCCGCGCGAAATCGACGTGGACGGCCGGCGCCTGTCGGCGGACCGCTTCTACATCAATGTCGGCGGCCGCGCCAATATTCCGGACATGCCGGGCGTGCGCGACATCCCGCTGCTGACGAACACCACCCTGCTGGACCTGGACACCGTGCCGCGCCATATGATCGTCATCGGCGGCAGCTATATCGGGCTGGAGTTCGCGCAGATGTACCGCCGCTTCGGCGCCGAGGTCACCGTGGTGGAGAAAGGTCCGCGGCTGATTTCACGTGAAGATCCGGATATCTCCGACGCCATCCTGAAGATCCTGGAAAAGGAAGGCATACGGGTGCACCTGAACGCGGAATGCATACGGTTCGAAGCGCATCCGCAAGGCGCCGCCGTCCGCGTGTCGTGCCGGCAGGATCCCGGGCCCATCATCGGCTCGCATGTGCTGATGGCGGTCGGGCGGCTGCCGAACACCGGCGATCTCGGGCTGGAGGCCGCGGGCGTAAAGACCGACGAACGCGGGTACATCGTTGTCGACGACCAGCTGCGCACCAGCGTGCCGCACATCTGGGCGCTGGGCGATTGCAATGGGCGCGGCGCCTTCACCCATACCTCGTATAACGACTTCGAGATCGTCGCGGCCAACCTGCTGGACGAAGACCCGCGCCGCGTCAGCGACCGCCTGCCCTGTTATGCCCTGTACATCGATCCGCCGCTGGGCCGCGTGGGCATGACGGAAGCCGCGGTGCGCGCCACCGGCCGGCCGGCGCTGGTCGGCGTGCGCCCCATGACGCGCGTCGGCCGCGCCGTCGAAAAGGGCGAGACCGAGGGATTCATGAAGGTGGTGGTGGATGCCGAGACCAAGGCTATCCTGGGCGCCGCCATCCTGGGTACCGGCGGCGACGAAGCCGTGCACGGGATACTGGATGTGATGTCGAGCAAGGCGCCCTATACGACCCTGCAGCGCACCGTACAGATCCATCCGACGGTGTCCGAGCTGATACCCACGGTGCTGGGGGAGTTGAAACCGATGGCGTAA